One window of the Leptospira broomii serovar Hurstbridge str. 5399 genome contains the following:
- a CDS encoding acyl-CoA thioesterase, with the protein MKRIDFGGKVPKVYKVSKIIRMQHCDAAGVVFTPQYFNLFVEALEDWFREELDFGFPQMVVEKNLGLPAMRFVAKFFKPSKLGDVLDFRVKVKRLRRNNVLVNIEGVCGSERRCMADVLHGFADLDTMALTDWPNHLLLKLEEYLHQR; encoded by the coding sequence ATGAAGCGGATCGACTTCGGAGGAAAAGTGCCAAAAGTCTATAAAGTCTCCAAAATAATCCGAATGCAACATTGCGATGCTGCCGGAGTCGTCTTCACTCCACAGTATTTCAACCTTTTCGTCGAAGCTTTAGAAGATTGGTTCCGCGAAGAACTGGATTTTGGATTTCCCCAGATGGTTGTGGAAAAAAATCTAGGGTTGCCCGCAATGCGTTTTGTTGCTAAGTTCTTTAAACCGTCAAAACTAGGTGATGTCCTTGACTTTCGAGTTAAAGTAAAGCGGCTTCGAAGGAACAATGTTCTTGTTAATATCGAAGGTGTCTGCGGTAGCGAACGCAGGTGCATGGCAGATGTACTACACGGTTTTGCAGATCTTGATACTATGGCTCTGACTGATTGGCCGAATCATTTATTACTTAAACTTGAAGAATATTTGCATCAGCGCTAA
- a CDS encoding dihydrofolate reductase family protein, translated as MESYWPTVIKNPTGNKPTDEFAVIIDNIPKIVFSHTLKNVDWKNAKLKKEVLELKQQVGRNILLGSPSLIVTLMLLGLIDEYQLSVRPIILGSGLSLFKNIQDRINLKLLKTKTFDCGAITLYYESTNERLIV; from the coding sequence ATGGAAAGCTATTGGCCAACCGTAATAAAAAATCCTACCGGTAACAAACCAACGGATGAATTTGCCGTAATAATAGACAATATTCCCAAAATTGTTTTTTCCCACACCCTGAAAAATGTTGATTGGAAAAATGCGAAATTGAAAAAGGAAGTTTTAGAACTCAAACAACAAGTAGGTAGAAACATTTTGCTTGGCAGCCCTAGTTTAATAGTGACCTTAATGCTACTGGGCTTAATTGATGAATACCAACTCAGTGTTAGGCCAATTATTTTAGGAAGCGGCCTGTCGTTATTTAAAAACATCCAAGATAGAATTAATCTTAAACTCTTAAAAACAAAAACATTTGATTGCGGTGCGATAACTCTTTACTATGAGTCGACAAATGAACGACTAATAGTATGA
- a CDS encoding dihydrofolate reductase family protein, protein MRKVSVLAHTSLDGFVGGPNGEMDWISHDDEVFHYVTEHFKSVDTCLYGRVVYQMMESYWPTVPKNPAATKMELHHADWVENIQKIVFSTTLEKAEWNNTRLIKSNVEEEISKLKKQPGKNMMIFGSPRLTHSFMNMGLIDEFLINVNPVILGNGIPLFKDIKDKINLKLISSTTFKCGVVGLNFGKKATGE, encoded by the coding sequence ATGAGAAAAGTAAGCGTACTCGCTCATACGTCATTGGACGGCTTTGTCGGAGGGCCGAATGGGGAAATGGATTGGATCTCACATGATGATGAAGTGTTCCACTATGTCACCGAGCATTTTAAATCGGTTGATACCTGTCTGTACGGGCGTGTCGTTTATCAGATGATGGAAAGCTATTGGCCGACAGTGCCGAAAAATCCGGCAGCGACAAAAATGGAACTCCATCATGCCGATTGGGTGGAGAATATTCAAAAAATTGTTTTTTCTACAACTCTCGAAAAAGCGGAATGGAATAACACAAGATTAATAAAAAGCAATGTCGAGGAAGAAATTTCGAAACTCAAAAAACAACCCGGGAAAAATATGATGATATTCGGCAGCCCCAGACTGACTCATTCCTTTATGAATATGGGATTGATTGATGAGTTTTTGATCAATGTCAATCCTGTCATCTTGGGTAATGGAATCCCGTTATTTAAAGACATTAAGGATAAGATCAATTTAAAACTAATAAGTTCCACGACATTCAAATGCGGTGTCGTCGGACTTAAC